Proteins encoded by one window of Pseudonocardia alni:
- a CDS encoding nitric oxide synthase oxygenase produces MAEEFLRQVYAETEPGVPLPERLRQVRAEIDRVGTYTHTTHELVFGTRVAWRNSARCIGRLYWQSLQVRDLRHLNDPADIAQESVGHLRAATRGGKIRSTMTVFAPDAPGRPGPRIRNDQLVRYAGHRNPDGTVTGDPGQADFTDHVVGMGWPRPQPAGRFDVLPLLITGPDGRSRLFDVPPDAVHEVPLRHPEHPWFARLGLRWHSVPAISNMPLEIGGVVYPAAPFNGWYLDTEVGARNLADTDRYDLLPEIAKRLGLDTRSVRTMWRDRAMVELVRAVTYSFDADGVTMADHHSEAERFMTFLAKEEAAGRRCPADWSWIVPPMSGSQTPVFHRYYDEPDPDLRPAFLEPHGLRPRDDQG; encoded by the coding sequence GTGGCCGAGGAGTTCCTGCGCCAGGTGTACGCCGAGACCGAGCCGGGCGTCCCGCTGCCGGAGCGGCTGCGCCAGGTCCGCGCCGAGATCGACCGGGTCGGCACCTACACTCACACCACGCACGAGCTGGTCTTCGGCACCCGGGTGGCCTGGCGGAACTCCGCGCGCTGCATCGGGCGCCTGTACTGGCAGTCGCTGCAGGTCCGCGACCTGCGCCACCTGAACGACCCGGCCGACATCGCGCAGGAGAGCGTCGGGCACCTGCGCGCCGCCACCCGCGGCGGGAAGATCCGTTCGACGATGACGGTGTTCGCGCCGGACGCCCCGGGGCGTCCCGGCCCGCGGATCCGTAACGACCAGCTCGTCCGCTACGCCGGGCACCGCAACCCCGACGGCACCGTCACCGGGGACCCGGGGCAGGCCGACTTCACCGACCACGTCGTCGGGATGGGGTGGCCGCGACCGCAGCCGGCGGGCCGGTTCGACGTGCTGCCGCTGCTGATCACCGGCCCGGACGGGCGGTCCCGGCTGTTCGACGTCCCGCCGGACGCCGTGCACGAGGTCCCGCTGCGCCACCCCGAGCACCCCTGGTTCGCCCGGCTCGGGCTGCGCTGGCACTCGGTGCCCGCCATCAGCAACATGCCGCTGGAGATCGGCGGGGTCGTGTACCCGGCCGCCCCGTTCAACGGCTGGTACCTCGACACCGAGGTCGGCGCCCGCAACCTCGCCGACACCGACCGCTACGACCTGCTGCCCGAGATCGCGAAACGGCTCGGGCTCGACACCCGGTCGGTGCGCACGATGTGGCGGGACCGGGCGATGGTCGAGCTGGTCCGCGCGGTCACCTACTCCTTCGACGCCGACGGCGTCACCATGGCCGACCACCACAGCGAGGCCGAGCGGTTCATGACCTTCCTGGCGAAGGAGGAGGCCGCGGGACGGCGCTGCCCGGCCGACTGGAGCTGGATCGTGCCGCCGATGTCGGGCTCGCAGACCCCGGTCTTCCACCGCTACTACGACGAGCCCGACCCGGATCTGCGGCCGGCGTTCCTGGAGCCGCACGGGCTGCGGCCCCGCGACGACCAGGGCTGA